From a region of the Streptococcus ruminantium genome:
- the hrcA gene encoding heat-inducible transcriptional repressor HrcA: MITQRQNDILNRIVELFTQHHEPVGSKTLQEMIASSSATIRNDMAKLEQLGLLEKAHTSSGRMPSRAGFQYFVSHSLNLEHIDEDDIYQVVKAFDFEAFKLEDILERASQVLADLTSYTSVILDVEPTSQRLTSFDIVRLSNHDALAVLTLDQSKPVTVQFAIPKNFLTRELEVFKRLVDERFVGQTVLSIHYKLRTEIPQVVQRYFTPTDNVLDLMDYIFSNLFQELVFIGGKVASLTYGNLATYQLLDSPQVLAAELREGLAPGQSTRIVVAEHRDPALSDVTVIHHRFPIPYRGEAQMSLLGPVDMDYRRQMSLINIISRVLFMKLTDYYRYLSSNHYEVN, encoded by the coding sequence ATGATTACACAACGTCAAAATGATATTTTGAATCGAATCGTTGAATTGTTTACGCAGCATCATGAGCCAGTTGGTTCCAAAACTTTGCAGGAAATGATAGCTTCTAGTTCTGCCACCATCCGTAATGATATGGCTAAGCTTGAGCAGCTGGGACTGCTTGAAAAAGCCCATACTTCCAGTGGTCGTATGCCCAGTCGAGCAGGTTTTCAATATTTTGTCAGCCACTCGCTCAACCTAGAGCATATTGATGAAGATGATATTTATCAGGTGGTTAAGGCTTTTGACTTTGAAGCCTTCAAGTTGGAAGATATTTTGGAGCGGGCTAGTCAGGTTTTGGCTGATTTGACAAGCTACACTTCTGTCATTCTTGATGTGGAACCAACTAGTCAGCGACTGACTTCCTTTGATATCGTTCGATTGAGTAATCATGATGCCTTGGCAGTTCTGACCCTAGACCAATCTAAACCGGTCACTGTTCAATTTGCCATTCCTAAGAACTTTTTAACAAGGGAGTTGGAAGTGTTCAAACGCTTGGTAGATGAACGGTTTGTGGGGCAGACAGTCCTGTCTATCCATTACAAGTTGCGGACAGAAATTCCGCAGGTGGTACAGCGTTATTTTACACCGACAGATAATGTTTTGGACTTGATGGATTATATCTTTTCAAATCTTTTCCAAGAACTTGTTTTCATTGGTGGTAAGGTTGCCTCTCTTACCTATGGCAATCTTGCGACCTATCAGTTATTGGATAGTCCGCAGGTACTTGCTGCTGAGTTACGAGAAGGTTTGGCACCGGGACAGTCGACTAGGATTGTGGTTGCAGAGCATAGAGATCCAGCCCTTTCGGATGTGACGGTCATTCATCATCGCTTTCCAATTCCTTATCGTGGGGAGGCACAGATGAGCCTACTAGGTCCTGTTGATATGGATTATCGGAGGCAGATGAGTCTGATTAACATCATTAGTCGTGTCTTATTCATGAAACTGACGGATTACTATAGATATTTGAGTAGTAATCACTATGAAGTAAACTAA
- the dnaK gene encoding molecular chaperone DnaK, with amino-acid sequence MSKIIGIDLGTTNSAVAVLEGTESKIIANPEGNRTTPSVVSFKNGEIIVGDAAKRQAVTNPDTIISIKSKMGTSEKVSANGKEYTPQEISAMILQYLKGYAEEYLGEKVTKAVITVPAYFNDAQRQATKDAGKIAGLEVERIVNEPTAAALAYGLDKTDKDEKILVFDLGGGTFDVSILELGDGVFDVLATAGDNKLGGDDFDQKIIDHMVAEFKKENGIDLSADKMALQRLKDAAEKAKKDLSGVTSTQISLPFITAGAAGPLHLEMTLTRAKFDELTYDLVERTKVPVRQALSDAGLSLSEIDEVILVGGSTRIPAVVEAVKAETGKEPNKSVNPDEVVAMGAAIQGGVITGDVKDVVLLDVTPLSLGIETMGGVFTKLIDRNTTIPTSKSQVFSTAADNQPAVDIHVLQGERPMAVDNKTLGRFQLTDIPAAPRGIPQIEVTFDIDKNGIVSVKAKDLGTQKEQTIVIQSNSGLTDEEIDRMMKDAEANAEADKKRKEEVDLRNNVDQAIFATEKTIKETEGKGFDAERDQAQAALDELKAAQEAGNLDDMKAKLENLNEKAQALAMKLYEQAAAAQQAAAGQEGASQAGSSNSGDDVVDGEFTEK; translated from the coding sequence ATGTCTAAAATCATCGGTATTGACTTAGGTACAACTAACTCAGCAGTTGCAGTTCTTGAAGGAACTGAATCAAAAATTATTGCCAACCCGGAAGGAAATCGCACAACTCCGTCTGTTGTATCTTTCAAAAATGGAGAAATTATCGTTGGTGATGCAGCAAAACGCCAAGCAGTAACTAATCCAGATACAATTATCTCTATCAAGTCAAAAATGGGAACTTCTGAAAAAGTCTCAGCAAACGGCAAGGAGTACACTCCGCAGGAAATCTCTGCAATGATCCTCCAGTATTTGAAAGGCTATGCAGAAGAGTACCTCGGTGAAAAAGTAACCAAAGCAGTTATTACAGTTCCTGCCTACTTCAATGATGCACAACGTCAAGCAACGAAAGATGCAGGTAAAATTGCAGGTCTTGAAGTAGAACGTATTGTCAATGAACCAACTGCGGCAGCTCTTGCTTACGGTTTGGATAAAACAGATAAAGACGAGAAAATCTTGGTATTTGACCTTGGTGGCGGTACTTTTGACGTATCCATTCTTGAACTTGGTGATGGTGTATTTGATGTACTCGCAACAGCGGGTGATAATAAGCTCGGTGGTGACGACTTTGACCAGAAGATTATTGACCACATGGTTGCAGAGTTCAAAAAAGAAAATGGCATTGACTTGTCAGCTGACAAAATGGCCCTCCAACGCTTGAAAGATGCGGCAGAAAAAGCTAAAAAAGATCTTTCAGGTGTGACCTCAACTCAAATCAGCTTGCCGTTCATCACAGCAGGTGCAGCCGGTCCTCTTCACTTGGAAATGACACTTACTCGCGCTAAATTTGATGAATTGACTTATGACCTCGTAGAACGTACGAAAGTTCCTGTTCGTCAAGCACTTTCAGATGCTGGTTTGAGCTTGTCAGAAATTGATGAAGTGATTCTTGTTGGTGGTTCAACTCGTATTCCTGCTGTTGTAGAAGCAGTGAAGGCTGAAACAGGTAAAGAGCCAAACAAATCTGTGAACCCTGACGAAGTAGTGGCGATGGGGGCAGCAATTCAAGGTGGTGTGATTACCGGTGATGTCAAAGATGTTGTTCTACTTGATGTGACACCATTATCACTCGGTATTGAAACGATGGGTGGTGTCTTCACCAAGCTTATCGATCGCAACACAACTATCCCAACATCTAAATCACAAGTCTTCTCAACTGCGGCTGATAACCAACCTGCGGTAGATATTCACGTTCTTCAAGGTGAACGTCCAATGGCAGTAGATAATAAGACACTTGGTCGTTTTCAATTGACAGACATTCCTGCGGCACCTCGTGGTATCCCACAAATTGAAGTAACATTCGACATTGATAAGAACGGTATTGTTTCTGTAAAAGCCAAAGATTTGGGTACTCAAAAAGAGCAGACTATTGTGATTCAGTCAAATTCAGGTCTGACAGACGAAGAAATCGACCGTATGATGAAAGATGCAGAAGCAAATGCAGAAGCAGATAAGAAACGGAAAGAGGAAGTAGACCTTCGTAATAATGTTGATCAGGCCATCTTTGCGACTGAGAAAACAATTAAAGAAACAGAAGGTAAAGGCTTTGATGCTGAGCGTGATCAAGCTCAAGCAGCTTTGGATGAGTTGAAAGCAGCCCAAGAAGCTGGCAACTTGGACGACATGAAAGCGAAACTTGAAAATCTCAATGAAAAAGCTCAAGCACTTGCAATGAAGCTTTATGAGCAAGCGGCGGCAGCTCAGCAAGCAGCAGCTGGACAAGAAGGCGCAAGCCAAGCAGGTTCATCAAACTCTGGTGATGACGTCGTGGATGGAGAATTCACGGAAAAATAA
- the dnaJ gene encoding molecular chaperone DnaJ, whose translation MNNTEYYDCLGVSKNASQDEIKKAYRKLSKKYHPDINKDPGAEDKYKEVQEAYETLSDPQKRSAYDQYGPAGANGGFGGGAGGFSGFDGAGFGGFEDIFSSFFGGGGATRNPNAPRQGDDLQYAINLKFEEAIFGVEKEVSYHREAVCRTCTGSGAKPGTSPVTCGRCHGTGVINVDTQTPLGTMRRQMTCDVCHGRGKQIKEPCQICRGTGHEKQAHTVTVKVPAGVETGQRIRLAGQGEAGFNGGPYGDLYVVVQVQASDKFEREGTTILYKLDLNFVQAALGDTVHVPTVHGDVDMVIPEGTQTGKTFRLKGKGAPSIRGGAMGDQYVTVNVVTPTGLNERQKTALKEFAAAGNISVNPHKKGFFDKVKDAFEDL comes from the coding sequence ATGAACAATACTGAATATTACGATTGTCTGGGGGTTTCAAAAAATGCCTCTCAGGACGAAATAAAAAAGGCTTATCGTAAGCTGTCTAAAAAATATCATCCAGATATTAACAAGGATCCGGGTGCGGAGGATAAGTACAAGGAAGTTCAAGAGGCCTATGAGACCTTGAGTGATCCTCAGAAGCGTTCTGCCTACGACCAATATGGTCCAGCTGGAGCTAACGGTGGCTTCGGTGGCGGTGCTGGTGGTTTTAGTGGCTTTGATGGAGCAGGCTTTGGTGGCTTTGAGGATATTTTTTCTAGCTTCTTTGGCGGTGGCGGTGCGACTCGCAACCCAAATGCTCCTCGTCAAGGCGACGATCTTCAATATGCTATCAATCTTAAGTTTGAAGAGGCTATTTTCGGTGTGGAGAAAGAAGTTTCTTATCATCGTGAGGCGGTTTGTCGCACCTGTACAGGTTCTGGTGCTAAGCCGGGAACTAGTCCTGTAACCTGTGGGCGCTGTCACGGTACGGGTGTCATCAACGTTGATACACAAACTCCTCTTGGAACTATGCGTCGTCAGATGACCTGTGATGTCTGTCATGGTCGTGGCAAGCAGATCAAGGAACCGTGTCAAATTTGTCGTGGAACTGGTCATGAAAAACAAGCTCACACGGTAACAGTTAAAGTTCCTGCCGGTGTTGAAACAGGGCAACGGATTCGCTTGGCTGGCCAAGGTGAGGCTGGTTTCAATGGAGGGCCGTACGGTGATCTCTATGTAGTTGTTCAAGTGCAGGCATCTGATAAATTTGAGCGTGAAGGAACGACAATTCTCTACAAACTGGATCTCAACTTTGTTCAGGCTGCGTTGGGAGATACGGTCCATGTGCCAACTGTTCATGGAGATGTTGATATGGTGATTCCTGAAGGTACGCAGACAGGCAAGACCTTCCGACTCAAAGGAAAAGGTGCGCCAAGCATTCGTGGCGGTGCCATGGGTGACCAGTATGTGACGGTCAATGTTGTGACTCCAACAGGTTTGAACGAACGTCAGAAAACAGCCTTAAAAGAGTTTGCAGCGGCTGGCAATATCTCCGTAAATCCACATAAAAAGGGATTCTTTGACAAAGTTAAGGATGCTTTTGAGGATTTGTAA
- a CDS encoding lipoate--protein ligase family protein, whose product MKSWLADMNIKKYEDRSGLAVSKQGPLVWTEVFLREVNRQSESGMLHFWPMEKTLILGMMDRQVSQFTNGLDFIRQAGYTPIIRSLGGLAVVADRGVLNITLILPNPLGYKLDLQQSYQVMVDVIRQALADFPVEVVSGEIRASYCPGTYDLSINGRKFAGLAQRIYQNAIAISAYISVFGNQDSRGRLVAGFYQASFASQAVPERFPQIDSASMATLSELVGKELTIEGMKERIESVLTDQGAILSTFYPSSENMSDFMSLAQTMKQTMEKVGI is encoded by the coding sequence ATGAAATCTTGGTTAGCGGATATGAATATAAAGAAGTATGAAGACAGGTCTGGACTTGCGGTTTCCAAGCAGGGACCGCTAGTTTGGACCGAGGTTTTTTTGCGTGAGGTTAATCGTCAATCCGAATCAGGAATGTTACATTTTTGGCCGATGGAGAAGACACTGATTCTTGGAATGATGGATCGTCAGGTTTCTCAATTTACAAATGGTTTAGATTTTATCCGCCAGGCAGGCTATACTCCTATTATCCGCAGTTTGGGTGGTTTAGCGGTTGTAGCAGACCGAGGAGTTTTAAACATAACCCTCATTTTACCCAACCCTCTGGGCTATAAGCTGGATTTGCAGCAGTCCTATCAGGTGATGGTAGATGTGATTAGACAAGCATTAGCAGATTTTCCTGTTGAGGTAGTCAGTGGAGAGATTCGTGCTTCCTACTGTCCGGGGACCTATGATCTGAGCATTAACGGTCGGAAATTTGCTGGCTTGGCTCAGCGAATTTACCAGAATGCCATTGCTATTTCGGCTTATATCAGCGTATTTGGTAACCAAGATAGCAGAGGTCGATTGGTGGCCGGCTTTTATCAAGCCAGTTTTGCATCTCAAGCAGTGCCTGAACGATTCCCACAGATTGATTCTGCTTCTATGGCGACCTTGTCTGAATTAGTAGGAAAAGAGTTGACCATAGAAGGCATGAAAGAACGGATAGAAAGTGTTTTGACAGATCAGGGAGCTATCTTATCAACCTTTTATCCCTCGTCGGAAAATATGTCTGATTTTATGAGTCTAGCTCAAACAATGAAGCAGACGATGGAGAAGGTAGGGATTTAG
- a CDS encoding NADH-dependent flavin oxidoreductase, with translation MLFYQSLFEALPLKQSVLSNRFVLSPMVTNSSTAEGFVTQDDLDYALRRADAAPLQITGAAYVDPRGQLFEYGFSVSKDEDVAGLSCLAQVMQSKGAKAVLQLTHAGRFASHALNRDRLVYGPSPMKLHSPFFHEVKELTVVDLEEIVEAYGQATRRAIEAGFAGVEISSAQRLLIQTFFSTFSNQRKDQYGCQSLDNRSRLGLEVLKRVQEVIDEYAPKEFILGFRATPEETRGASVGYSIEEFLNFMDRALELVKLDYLAIASWGHDVFRNRVRGAGCYRGRLVNQVVHNALKGRLLIMATGGINSAEKAVEALKHADMVGLSTPFITDPEFVHKIKAGRPEDIQLRIRPQDLSQLAIPHASFKDIVPLMDYGESLPKESRELFRSLEKHYEENQHEN, from the coding sequence ATGCTTTTTTATCAGTCTTTATTTGAAGCTTTGCCCTTAAAACAATCGGTCCTGAGCAATCGTTTTGTCTTGTCCCCTATGGTGACGAATTCTTCCACTGCGGAGGGATTTGTGACCCAAGATGATCTGGATTACGCTCTTCGTAGGGCTGATGCGGCTCCCTTGCAGATTACAGGTGCAGCCTATGTAGATCCGAGGGGGCAGTTGTTTGAATATGGCTTTAGTGTATCCAAGGATGAGGATGTGGCGGGCTTGAGCTGCCTAGCCCAGGTCATGCAGTCCAAAGGAGCCAAAGCCGTTTTGCAGTTGACTCATGCAGGACGTTTTGCCAGTCATGCCTTGAATCGAGATAGACTTGTCTACGGTCCTAGTCCTATGAAACTCCACTCTCCATTTTTTCATGAAGTTAAGGAGTTGACAGTGGTAGATCTAGAGGAAATTGTAGAGGCTTATGGTCAGGCAACTCGACGTGCGATAGAGGCGGGCTTTGCGGGGGTAGAAATTTCCTCTGCTCAGAGACTTCTTATCCAGACTTTTTTTTCTACGTTTTCCAATCAGCGGAAGGATCAGTATGGCTGTCAGAGCCTAGACAATCGCTCTCGCTTGGGTTTGGAAGTCTTGAAAAGGGTCCAGGAAGTCATTGATGAGTATGCGCCGAAAGAGTTTATCCTTGGTTTTCGGGCAACGCCAGAAGAAACCAGAGGTGCCAGTGTCGGTTATTCCATAGAAGAATTTTTAAACTTTATGGATCGAGCCTTGGAACTTGTCAAGCTTGATTACCTAGCGATCGCCTCTTGGGGGCATGATGTTTTTCGTAATCGAGTTCGAGGTGCTGGTTGCTACCGGGGAAGGTTAGTCAATCAAGTGGTTCACAATGCCTTAAAGGGACGGTTATTGATCATGGCAACGGGAGGAATCAATTCGGCAGAGAAAGCTGTAGAAGCCTTGAAACATGCGGATATGGTTGGTTTATCCACTCCTTTCATCACCGATCCTGAGTTTGTTCATAAGATTAAGGCAGGCAGACCGGAGGATATTCAGTTACGGATTCGACCGCAGGATTTATCCCAATTAGCCATACCACATGCTTCTTTTAAGGATATTGTCCCTTTGATGGATTATGGAGAATCCCTTCCGAAGGAGTCTCGCGAACTCTTTCGGAGCTTAGAGAAACATTACGAGGAAAATCAACATGAAAATTAG
- a CDS encoding MsnO8 family LLM class oxidoreductase: MKISLLDYGLLDEGRTHHQAWQDSLTFIQAAERLGYHRFWLAEHHNVQALSIGSPEVVIPYLASQTQRIHLGSGGIMGLHYSPYKIAELAASLENLFPGRVDIGLGNSIGTPLVKQHMKSLFQPNQFEEWLQQFTGYLIGQDDSIGVSPRLSIYPEVFTLGMGGHSLSFSARLGLGYVFGSFPYIDHDPVEQAGRLSQVYRQNFQPSNVMKRPYFALALFVVIAPTSQEAEDLAKSLDIWMLGKREFNEFSHFPSLKTYQSYPLTEEDRKKIAQHRSRMIVGNPVEVKTQVDRLIAASQPDEILFIPLLAGIDNRLKAIELLADSIESE; this comes from the coding sequence ATGAAAATTAGTCTTTTGGACTATGGTCTACTCGATGAGGGGCGGACTCATCACCAAGCGTGGCAGGATAGTCTGACTTTTATACAGGCAGCAGAGAGGCTAGGGTATCATCGTTTTTGGCTAGCAGAACACCATAATGTTCAGGCTCTGAGCATCGGTAGTCCCGAGGTGGTTATTCCTTATCTAGCTAGTCAGACCCAGCGAATCCATTTGGGATCGGGTGGGATCATGGGGCTTCACTATTCACCATATAAAATAGCAGAGCTAGCAGCCAGCTTGGAAAATCTATTTCCAGGGCGTGTAGACATTGGCTTGGGGAACTCTATCGGTACACCGCTAGTGAAGCAGCATATGAAGAGTCTCTTCCAACCTAACCAGTTTGAGGAATGGCTTCAGCAGTTTACGGGCTATCTGATAGGACAAGATGATAGTATTGGAGTCTCGCCTCGACTGTCGATTTATCCAGAAGTATTTACGCTAGGAATGGGTGGACACTCCCTTTCTTTCTCTGCCCGGCTGGGGTTGGGATATGTCTTTGGTAGTTTTCCTTATATAGACCATGATCCTGTGGAGCAGGCTGGTCGTTTGTCACAAGTTTATCGACAGAATTTCCAGCCTTCCAATGTGATGAAGCGACCGTATTTTGCCCTAGCCCTTTTTGTAGTGATTGCACCAACTAGTCAGGAAGCGGAAGACTTAGCCAAATCGTTGGATATTTGGATGTTAGGTAAAAGAGAGTTTAATGAGTTTTCTCATTTTCCTAGTCTGAAAACCTACCAGTCCTATCCATTAACGGAAGAGGATAGGAAAAAGATTGCCCAACATCGCAGCCGTATGATTGTTGGGAATCCAGTTGAGGTAAAGACTCAGGTTGATCGTTTGATCGCAGCTAGCCAGCCAGATGAAATTCTCTTTATTCCCCTGCTTGCAGGGATTGATAATCGCTTAAAAGCAATCGAATTGTTAGCAGATAGTATAGAAAGTGAGTAA
- a CDS encoding glycine cleavage system protein H has translation MKKFANYLWVEKEDEVYTIRMTAELQDDVGTLGFVSFTDKDVLGVHDEILNLEASKTVMAILTPLAGRVVEYNIAAINQPTLLNSEKPEENWLVRLTDVSEEAFLALEDA, from the coding sequence ATGAAAAAATTTGCCAACTACCTTTGGGTAGAAAAAGAAGATGAAGTGTATACCATTCGCATGACTGCTGAGTTGCAAGACGATGTGGGAACACTTGGTTTTGTTAGTTTCACAGACAAGGATGTATTAGGAGTTCATGATGAAATCTTAAATCTGGAAGCATCTAAAACAGTCATGGCGATTTTGACACCGTTGGCTGGTCGAGTGGTAGAGTACAATATTGCAGCCATCAACCAGCCAACCTTGCTCAATTCAGAAAAACCTGAGGAGAACTGGTTGGTTCGCCTGACAGATGTTTCAGAAGAAGCTTTTCTAGCGCTCGAAGATGCCTAG
- a CDS encoding protein-ADP-ribose hydrolase, producing MPREEQQQLLLMIGLLKTEKGEEQDEQLKNISLNELMQTWRGLVNQRPAGPVSKAYMEAEAQFLTAYKQAHQVGLEECLPTREEQVFLYEGDLCHLQVDAIVNAANSRLLGCFIPNHACLDNAIHTFSGIELRQYCAKLMEQNSGPEAVGRVKVTPAFYLPADWIFHTVGPFIAPGKPVSPIRRSLLEQCYRSCLDEAKARGLHSIAFPALATGEFGYPKEQAAELAVSITRKWLRDTGYRLDIIFSVFSSEDRLYYKQLLGKREEDVHVADA from the coding sequence ATGCCTAGAGAAGAGCAGCAGCAACTCCTTCTCATGATTGGTTTATTAAAGACCGAGAAGGGAGAGGAGCAGGATGAACAACTAAAAAACATCAGCTTGAATGAACTGATGCAGACATGGAGAGGACTGGTGAATCAGCGTCCGGCTGGTCCTGTCTCTAAGGCTTATATGGAAGCAGAAGCCCAGTTCTTAACTGCTTATAAGCAGGCACACCAAGTAGGGTTGGAAGAGTGCTTACCGACGAGAGAGGAGCAGGTGTTTCTCTATGAAGGGGATTTGTGTCATTTGCAGGTTGATGCTATTGTCAATGCAGCCAATAGTCGATTGTTAGGGTGTTTTATTCCGAATCATGCTTGTTTGGATAATGCAATCCATACTTTTTCAGGTATAGAGTTACGTCAGTACTGTGCCAAGCTGATGGAGCAAAATAGTGGTCCAGAGGCTGTTGGAAGGGTCAAGGTGACTCCCGCCTTTTATTTGCCAGCGGACTGGATTTTCCACACAGTCGGCCCCTTTATTGCTCCTGGCAAGCCTGTATCACCCATTCGTCGCTCTCTTTTGGAACAATGTTACCGTTCCTGTTTAGATGAGGCCAAGGCGCGTGGCTTGCATAGCATCGCTTTTCCAGCTCTAGCAACTGGAGAGTTTGGCTATCCAAAGGAACAGGCGGCTGAGCTGGCTGTTTCAATTACTCGAAAATGGTTGAGAGATACAGGCTATCGACTAGATATAATTTTTTCAGTCTTCTCATCAGAAGATAGGCTATATTACAAGCAATTATTAGGGAAAAGAGAGGAAGATGTCCATGTGGCAGACGCTTAA
- a CDS encoding SIR2 family NAD-dependent protein deacylase, translating into MSMWQTLKQRNRSQAEQLASLLEEADAVVVGIGAGMSAADGFTYIGPRFENVFPDFIAKYGFLDMLQASLFHFESIEEYWAFQSRFVALNYLDQPVGLSYVRLKELLADKPYHIITTNADNAFEAANYDMDKVFHIQGEYGLWQCSRHCHDQTYRDDSLIRRMIAEQADMKIPYELIPRCPLCDAPFEINKRNAEKGMVESPDFFAQKARYDAFLDHYQTGKILYLEIGVGFITPQFIKLPFQTRVQQNPQSLFVSLNQKHYRLPLPIRERSLTLSQDIAQLLEDTHTIYFKGEKRVPY; encoded by the coding sequence ATGTCCATGTGGCAGACGCTTAAACAGAGAAATCGGAGTCAGGCAGAACAGTTGGCTAGTTTGCTGGAAGAAGCAGATGCTGTTGTAGTGGGAATTGGTGCAGGGATGTCGGCGGCAGATGGCTTCACTTATATTGGCCCTCGCTTTGAGAATGTTTTTCCAGATTTTATTGCAAAATATGGCTTTTTGGATATGTTGCAAGCTAGTTTGTTTCATTTTGAAAGTATAGAGGAGTACTGGGCCTTCCAGAGTCGCTTTGTGGCATTGAATTATCTGGATCAGCCAGTCGGACTCTCTTATGTCCGTTTAAAAGAACTGTTAGCAGACAAACCTTATCACATTATAACGACCAATGCAGACAATGCTTTTGAGGCAGCAAATTATGATATGGACAAAGTCTTTCACATCCAAGGGGAATATGGACTATGGCAGTGTAGTCGTCATTGTCACGACCAAACCTATCGTGATGACTCCCTTATTCGTCGAATGATAGCAGAACAGGCTGATATGAAGATTCCTTATGAGTTGATTCCGAGATGTCCCCTTTGCGATGCCCCGTTTGAAATCAATAAGCGCAACGCAGAAAAAGGTATGGTCGAATCACCAGATTTTTTTGCTCAAAAAGCGCGTTATGATGCCTTTTTAGATCATTATCAAACAGGTAAGATTCTTTATCTGGAAATTGGTGTCGGCTTCATCACCCCTCAGTTTATCAAACTTCCCTTTCAAACTAGGGTGCAACAAAATCCACAGTCTCTATTTGTCAGTCTCAATCAGAAACATTACCGCCTTCCTCTTCCTATAAGGGAACGCAGTTTGACATTGTCACAAGATATTGCTCAGCTGCTTGAGGATACTCATACAATCTATTTTAAAGGAGAAAAACGTGTACCTTATTGA
- a CDS encoding lipoate--protein ligase, with product MYLIEPIRDGQYVRDGAVALAMQVYVQQNIFLDDDILFPYYCDPKVEIGKFQNALVEVNEAYLKEKNILLVRRDTGGGAVYVDQGAVNVCYLIQDNGLFGDFKRAYQPAIQALHELGAVQVEQTGRNDLVIEGKKVSGAAMTISNNRIYGGYSLLLDVDEEAMSKVLNPNKKKIESKGIKSVKSRVGTIRPYLAKEYQTVTTEEFKNLMTCKLLGIDSIVQAKRYELTAKDWAAIDQLVRDKYKNWEWNYGNSPQYSYRRDGRFTGGTVDIHLEVEKGRIAKCRIYGDFFAKGNINEVEAKLIGIRLLEEDLLAALADLDMEHYFGKISAEELVGLILSEG from the coding sequence GTGTACCTTATTGAACCGATTCGTGATGGACAATATGTCCGTGATGGGGCTGTCGCTCTTGCTATGCAGGTTTACGTCCAGCAGAATATTTTTTTGGATGATGACATCCTCTTCCCTTATTATTGTGATCCAAAAGTTGAAATTGGCAAGTTCCAAAATGCCTTGGTTGAAGTGAATGAGGCGTATTTAAAAGAAAAGAATATCTTACTGGTTCGCAGAGATACAGGTGGTGGAGCAGTTTATGTAGATCAGGGTGCAGTCAATGTTTGCTATCTTATCCAAGACAATGGACTGTTTGGTGATTTTAAGCGAGCCTATCAACCAGCTATCCAAGCTCTGCACGAATTGGGGGCTGTTCAGGTGGAGCAGACTGGACGAAATGACCTTGTGATTGAAGGGAAGAAGGTATCCGGTGCAGCTATGACGATCAGTAACAATCGTATTTACGGTGGCTATTCCCTGCTGTTGGATGTGGATGAAGAAGCTATGTCAAAGGTTCTCAACCCAAACAAGAAAAAAATTGAATCCAAAGGAATCAAGTCAGTCAAAAGCCGGGTAGGAACCATCCGTCCTTATCTGGCAAAAGAATACCAAACTGTCACTACTGAGGAATTTAAAAATCTCATGACCTGTAAGCTATTGGGTATCGATTCAATCGTTCAAGCCAAACGTTATGAACTGACAGCAAAAGATTGGGCAGCTATAGATCAATTAGTAAGGGATAAGTACAAGAATTGGGAGTGGAATTATGGTAATTCACCACAGTATAGCTACCGTAGAGATGGGCGTTTTACTGGCGGAACAGTTGATATTCACTTAGAAGTAGAAAAAGGACGTATCGCTAAATGTCGTATCTATGGGGATTTCTTTGCCAAAGGCAATATCAATGAAGTAGAAGCCAAGTTAATTGGTATTCGTCTGTTGGAAGAGGATCTTCTGGCAGCCCTGGCAGATCTGGATATGGAACATTATTTTGGAAAGATTAGTGCAGAAGAGTTGGTTGGTCTTATTCTGAGCGAAGGATGA